From Candidatus Cloacimonadota bacterium, one genomic window encodes:
- the trxB gene encoding thioredoxin-disulfide reductase — protein sequence MRYDVIIIGAGPAGLSAAIYSARGGLKTAVFEKAIVGGQINVTEEVENYPGFEEALSGFELTAKMQAQAERFGATFIEEEIIAMGMEGLCKVIETESGKYRAKSVIICTGAHPRRLNVPGEERLTGRGVSYCATCDGALYRDKVVAVVGGGDSAIEEGIFLSRFASKVIVIHRRDELRAQKIIQDRAFKNPKMEFIWDTVVQEIRGEDKVSKLELVNRKTKEISMLPVDGVFIYVGILPNNELLESRIELDSAGFVLTDDHMHTNIPGVYAAGDIRHTVLRQVVTATSDGAVAAWSAEKWIIENYDAIEVGSAQ from the coding sequence ATGAGATACGATGTAATTATAATCGGTGCTGGCCCGGCAGGGCTTAGCGCTGCCATTTACAGTGCCCGGGGTGGATTGAAAACAGCGGTATTCGAGAAAGCCATAGTCGGTGGACAGATCAATGTAACCGAAGAAGTGGAAAACTATCCCGGATTTGAAGAAGCCCTTTCGGGTTTTGAACTCACTGCAAAGATGCAAGCTCAAGCTGAACGTTTTGGCGCTACTTTCATTGAAGAAGAGATTATTGCAATGGGCATGGAAGGCCTGTGCAAAGTGATTGAAACCGAGAGCGGTAAGTATCGTGCCAAAAGCGTTATCATCTGCACCGGAGCGCATCCCCGTCGCTTGAACGTGCCGGGGGAAGAACGGCTTACCGGACGTGGCGTATCTTATTGTGCTACATGCGATGGCGCTTTATATCGTGATAAAGTGGTTGCAGTAGTTGGCGGAGGTGACAGCGCTATAGAGGAAGGAATCTTTCTTAGCCGCTTTGCGAGTAAGGTGATTGTGATTCATCGCCGTGATGAACTGCGCGCACAGAAGATTATTCAAGACCGGGCTTTCAAAAACCCAAAGATGGAATTTATCTGGGATACCGTTGTTCAAGAAATCCGTGGTGAAGATAAAGTAAGTAAGCTGGAATTGGTTAACCGTAAAACCAAGGAAATCAGCATGTTGCCAGTGGATGGAGTATTTATCTATGTAGGCATCCTGCCCAACAACGAGCTCCTGGAATCCCGCATTGAGCTTGATAGCGCCGGATTTGTTCTTACAGATGATCACATGCACACCAATATTCCCGGAGTATATGCTGCTGGAGACATCCGGCATACGGTTCTCAGACAGGTGGTTACAGCCACTTCTGATGGCGCTGTTGCCGCTTGGAGCGCAGAGAAATGGATCATCGAAAACTATGATGCCATTGAGGTGGGAAGTGCACAGTAG